The stretch of DNA CTGAGTTCAGTGTTTCTAGAGCAAAGGTACAGGCTTCAATTGATGCACTGCAGCTTGATTACGAAGGACGAGGCGTGCAGTTAGTCAAAGTTGCAGGAGGGTATCGATTTCAAACTCTTGTTGAACTGAGTCCTTATTTGCAGCCTCTATGGCAAGAGAAAGCCCCTAAATATTCTCGGGCAACAATTGAAACCTTGGCCGTTATTGCATATCGACAACCTGTTACCCGTGGTGATATTGAGTTTGTTCGAGGCGTTGCGATTAGCAGCCATATAATTAAGAGTTTAAACGATAGAAATTGGATTAAAGTTGTGGGCCATAAAGAGGTGCCGGGTAGACCAGCGCTTTATGCTACAACAATAGAATTTCTATCATACTTCGGTTTGGACAGCATCACGGAACTTCCGTCGTTGTCAGATCCCGAATCATTGGACGCACTTTTCTCGACAGTGAAAAGTGTTGCCGAAAAAACAGAAGAGTCTACTAATGAGTGAAAAATTGCAGAAAGTCTTGGCCCGAGCAGGCCATGGCTCCCGTCGTGAGATGGAGGTATGGATTGCTGCAGGCCGAGTTAGTATTGACGGTGAAATAGCAACCCTAGGTGATCGCATTGAATCTGATGCTAAAGTGCGTATTGATGGCCGTGCCATTTCAATCAGATCTGAAGAAGATGTGATTTGCCGCGTGATTGCTTATCACAAACCCGAAGGTGAAATATGTAGCCGTAAAGACCCAGAAGGTCGCCCTACTGTTTTCGACCGCTTACCAAAAACTCGCGACTCACGCTGGGTTGCGGTTGGACGTTTGGATATTAACACCTCTGGTTTATTACTATTTACCTCTGACGGTGAATTAGCTAACCGCCTTATGCACCCATCAAATGAAGTTGAGCGTGAATACGCGGTGCGCACATTTGGTGAAGTTAACGATGCTTGTATCCAGCGTTTACGCATGGGTGTCACTTTGGAAGATGGTCCTGCGAGCTTTGACAAAGTCAAAGCCGCTGGCGGCGAAGGAATGAACAAGTGGTGGCATGTCAGTTTAGCTGAAGGCCGTAACCGCGAAGTGCG from Shewanella sp. Choline-02u-19 encodes:
- the scpB gene encoding SMC-Scp complex subunit ScpB, producing the protein MSQINPEQLKQLIEASLFVLAKPMTIKALKETVLSEFSVSRAKVQASIDALQLDYEGRGVQLVKVAGGYRFQTLVELSPYLQPLWQEKAPKYSRATIETLAVIAYRQPVTRGDIEFVRGVAISSHIIKSLNDRNWIKVVGHKEVPGRPALYATTIEFLSYFGLDSITELPSLSDPESLDALFSTVKSVAEKTEESTNE
- the rluB gene encoding 23S rRNA pseudouridine(2605) synthase RluB encodes the protein MSEKLQKVLARAGHGSRREMEVWIAAGRVSIDGEIATLGDRIESDAKVRIDGRAISIRSEEDVICRVIAYHKPEGEICSRKDPEGRPTVFDRLPKTRDSRWVAVGRLDINTSGLLLFTSDGELANRLMHPSNEVEREYAVRTFGEVNDACIQRLRMGVTLEDGPASFDKVKAAGGEGMNKWWHVSLAEGRNREVRRLWESQEVQVSRLIRIRYGMIELPKSLPRGGWIELAMEDVNYLRKTAGMQDETRSLLGTDKHSVARAKVRGAKIRRAVRKHKVTATPNKPTRSRT